Sequence from the Zeugodacus cucurbitae isolate PBARC_wt_2022May chromosome 2, idZeuCucr1.2, whole genome shotgun sequence genome:
tTAGAGCATTTTCGATAAGATTCTATTAaatctttatttaataataatagtgtAAGTCTTTCCAATTTACATACAATCACTAGTAGTATTTCCGTGGCATAATATTCTAAGCAAAGCTTATAACTGTCTtagtttttagttaatttttcttatctcaAGTTCATTATAATATTGCAGCTAGCTTATGAAccttaattttaaaatcatctAGAACAGATTTCATTCAGTGCAAATCTAATCATTAATCAAACTGCACGATTTTCTGCAAGTTAGCTGTTTTTTATAACGGATTTCGAAATCTtaacttttttagttttagaTCACGACGTTTAAAGTACTCAATTGGTTTTCATAACTCGGCAAAATATATGCAGTACTTATTGCTTGGAATGCATCGAAAAAATGCCTAACAgaataaagtaataataaaagccGATTCCACAAGCTTTGAAAATGTATGCTTTGACTGCATATTATCGACATCCTTGTTACGACAAAAAGCTTATAAGTGCTGATATCACAGACTTCTTGTTTAGTTATCTGGATGGAGACGCTTTGCATGAATTGttgaatcaaaaattttacgTTGGAGTGCTATCAGCGAAAATCTTGAAAAAGAGTGATTTTGAAGAATgcgtaacaagtaaggaatggccaagttcgggtgtaacctaacattttatagtatcatttattaaatgttaGGAAGATAGCAGACAATTCGGCTCGTATATTGGACATAAAACCCGCTAGattaacaaaaatcattatgtaTAGTATCTGAGGGTTGGGGTGATTTCTGGATCGATTTCtactatttttataaccaagctaaattatatccaagattttacgttcCCTTAATTGTGTTATGACATCtcgcatattaaccgatatatacgataCATAGTTAATCGGAAGTTTGAAGATAtatatatgaggtatatgggggctacaGGAAGAATTGACCTGACTGCCCAatttttgtgcaaagttttccaATATCTTTATTGgtgctaaatttatatattaagaagtgaacgaatcagatagaCTTTAAAATTCTGTTAAAAGGAACGCCTACTGGTCGTGAACCGATTTATGCCATTTTCAATCTGTACCATAgagatgtatgtaaataatgaaaatattttacaggCACAACCCTGTTAATAACTTTGTATTGTGAAGAATAATAAGATATGTATGGTTCCTTAAGTTCGTACTTTTATTCCAGGCTCATGCACTCTTTGGAATTTCTTCATACTTACATGTATATGTTCATGTGTGacggtcacacccacttttgcTAGTATTTCACTGGTTCAAGAGAGAAAACGTAAACAACTTAATCAAGATACTTCAAATTATGCCTACGTATCGCTGATTTCATTagcttttataatatatttcttaccACTCATTGCCTGCTActtaatactctcgcaaaataTTACCCTAAGTAAgctcaaatattcaaattgagTTGAATAAATATTGAGTACTTCGTGATATCTTTACACTATCTCATTTACATATTTCTACTAATTTAATGATTGATACGCTATTCTTATCCCCTTCTTCTAGTATTTGCCTCCACTCGAAATGTCGTCCACCTAATTATTATTTActgattatatatatgtatctcctAACTTTCTAGAACGTTGGCCGTTTTATTGTTATCTAAACTCATTGGCAAAAAGTCTATAATCGATACTGGCATTAATTAGCTTAACTTATCTTAAGtggaattatatttataaaatttgccactggaaaatgtataaaatcagGGCCCattttattcatagtcattgtTAGTTCCACAGTCTTTGTGAAATGAAGGTTCTTGTGCTTTTGGCAATTTTCGCGTTAACAGGTAATTATTATAAGGGTAACGCTACTATTCtctttatgaaaaacaaatttcaatactTCTACTTAACCAGCCTCGGCTGCGCCTTTTGACGACGATGACAACGGTCGCGTCAGTGGTGAGAACGGCTGGTATGTTCCTCAGATAGATGGTTCCTTCGTGTGGATGACTACCGAGGAAGGCAAGAATTTATTGGCAGAATATGAAAAGAGAGAAGAAATGGCAGGACGTGCTGTGAGCCTCTCCCCAGTCACATACTACCTGTACACCAAGTCGAATCACTATAATGCACAAAAAATCACCGCCGACAAGAAATCGATTGCCAATTCGCATTTCGATTCTAGACATCCAACACGTTTTCTGATTCACGGTTGGACTCAAGGTTATGACGCAGATATGAATACTAGGATTCGCGATGCTTGGTTGTCACATGGTGAATACAACATTATCGTGGTTGACTGGGGACGTGCACGTTCTGTTGAGTACGTCTCATCCGTTGCTGCTGTACCCGGTGTAGGACAGAAAGTTGCCAGTATGATTGATTATATGGCCCGCAATAAcggtttgaatttggacactcTCGAGGTGATTGGTCACAGTTTGGGTGCTCAAGTTGCCGGATATGTTGGCAAGAATGTTGGTGCTGGCAAAATTCACGGTATTGTCGGTTTGGACCCTGCTCTCCCTCTCTTCAGCTATGACAATCCCAACAAACGTCTGAACTCAAATGATGCTCACTATGTAGAATCTATTCAAACAAATGGTGGTAAGTTGGGTTTCTTGAAACCAATTGGAAAGGGTGCTTTCTATCCCAATGGTGGTAAGACCCAACCTGGTTGTGGCGTTGACTTGACTGGTTCCTGCAGTCATGCGCGCTCTTGCCTCTACTACGCTGAAGCCGTGCGTGAAAACAATTTCCCCTCCATGAGTTGCGGTAACTACGAAGATGCCATCAAGAAGGAATGTGGTGGTACATACAGTGGCGTGAAAATGGGTGCCGTCTACAATTATGAATTCGCTAGTGGTGATTATTATGTTCCAGTGCGCAGCACTGCTCCATTTGGTTATGGTAGCTAAATAATCGATCGAAATTATAtgtttgaaatcaaataaagcctaatgaaattaaaaaacatgaTTTCGTAATATATCGAATGGGTATTAAATCAGTTGCCGGAGGTTGGAAGATGTTAAGaagaaattttctttatataaaaaagttcatGTCGCACGCGTAATTCTTTTTCAAACATACTGAATAATTTTACggatatcaaatatataaaattatgagacaatcatatatgtatattaattgtcCGGATAATATTTGTTAGAAATTTTTAGCTATATGAATACAAAAGTGAGAAAATATTCCAGTAAAGTATGAAGTGTCTTCCCGAGGTGGTATTGAATTTGGTTGAATGTTATTCAGATTTTATATAATTG
This genomic interval carries:
- the LOC105215654 gene encoding phospholipase A1 — protein: MKVLVLLAIFALTASAAPFDDDDNGRVSGENGWYVPQIDGSFVWMTTEEGKNLLAEYEKREEMAGRAVSLSPVTYYLYTKSNHYNAQKITADKKSIANSHFDSRHPTRFLIHGWTQGYDADMNTRIRDAWLSHGEYNIIVVDWGRARSVEYVSSVAAVPGVGQKVASMIDYMARNNGLNLDTLEVIGHSLGAQVAGYVGKNVGAGKIHGIVGLDPALPLFSYDNPNKRLNSNDAHYVESIQTNGGKLGFLKPIGKGAFYPNGGKTQPGCGVDLTGSCSHARSCLYYAEAVRENNFPSMSCGNYEDAIKKECGGTYSGVKMGAVYNYEFASGDYYVPVRSTAPFGYGS